The Petrotoga olearia DSM 13574 genome includes a region encoding these proteins:
- a CDS encoding beta-ketoacyl-ACP reductase, which translates to MKLNQKIAIVTGGSRGIGKEISRNFIKEGATVIAIAKDERPLIEENEKNDFPEDRFVYYQADITDFATINELVTQIYNKYQKIDILINNAGMAKDNFLVIMKEDDFDKVIQVNLKGTFIMTKAVAKIMRKQKFGNIISMASVVGMEGNIGQTNYSAAKAGIIGMTKSWAKELTMKGENIRVNAIAPGFVRTGMTESLKEELIEYVIENTCLKRLGEPEDIAKLAVFLASDDSSFITGQVIRIDGGLRI; encoded by the coding sequence TTGAAGTTGAATCAAAAGATTGCGATCGTAACAGGTGGTTCTAGAGGAATAGGGAAAGAAATATCACGCAATTTCATAAAAGAAGGTGCCACCGTAATAGCGATTGCTAAAGATGAAAGACCTCTAATAGAAGAAAACGAAAAAAATGATTTTCCAGAAGATAGGTTCGTTTATTACCAAGCAGACATAACTGATTTTGCCACGATTAACGAGCTTGTGACTCAGATATATAATAAATACCAAAAAATCGACATATTAATAAATAATGCTGGAATGGCTAAAGATAACTTTTTAGTTATTATGAAAGAAGATGATTTTGATAAGGTAATACAAGTGAATTTAAAAGGAACTTTTATCATGACAAAAGCGGTTGCAAAGATAATGAGAAAACAAAAGTTTGGAAATATAATAAGCATGGCAAGTGTGGTAGGCATGGAAGGAAACATTGGCCAAACTAATTATTCAGCAGCAAAAGCAGGTATAATCGGAATGACAAAATCTTGGGCGAAAGAACTTACAATGAAAGGAGAAAATATCAGAGTAAACGCCATTGCACCTGGTTTTGTTAGAACAGGGATGACAGAAAGTTTAAAAGAAGAATTGATAGAGTATGTTATAGAAAATACTTGTTTAAAACGATTGGGAGAACCTGAGGATATAGCAAAATTAGCTGTATTTTTAGCCAGTGATGATTCTTCCTTCATAACAGGACAAGTTATAAGGATAGACGGTGGATTAAGAATTTAA
- the fabD gene encoding ACP S-malonyltransferase: MRCFVFTGQGSQYLGMGKDILEKKPEYELFFDKVKNKIGVDIKSIIFGTDEKELTLTQNAQVAILTISYMKYLNALEEGLKPDVVAGHSLGEWTALLASNMINFEDAIEAVYYRGLYMSEAFEPGKGGMAAVIGMDLNEIEKILANYPNVQIANYNSPSQIVISGEMEELLISMEKLKEEGARKVVPLNVSGPFHSRFLKDAEERLRKRIEHIEFRKPTFPIVQNVTAKFETDPDIIKENVIKQITSPVRWIECVEECLNNGVDEFVEIGPTNVLTKFIKQINKNVKLLNI; encoded by the coding sequence TTGCGATGTTTTGTGTTTACAGGACAAGGATCCCAATACTTGGGAATGGGAAAGGATATATTAGAAAAAAAACCCGAATATGAATTGTTTTTTGATAAAGTAAAAAATAAGATTGGAGTGGATATAAAAAGTATAATATTTGGCACTGATGAAAAAGAGCTTACCTTAACCCAAAACGCACAAGTTGCTATATTAACAATTAGCTATATGAAGTATTTGAATGCTTTAGAAGAAGGTCTTAAACCTGATGTGGTGGCGGGGCATTCTTTAGGAGAATGGACAGCCCTTTTAGCCTCAAACATGATCAATTTCGAAGATGCAATTGAAGCGGTTTATTATAGGGGATTATACATGAGTGAAGCGTTTGAACCAGGAAAGGGTGGCATGGCAGCGGTAATAGGTATGGATTTAAATGAGATTGAAAAAATTTTAGCCAATTATCCAAACGTTCAAATAGCTAATTACAACTCTCCCTCACAGATTGTAATAAGTGGAGAAATGGAAGAACTCTTGATTTCTATGGAAAAACTCAAAGAAGAAGGAGCCAGAAAAGTTGTTCCTTTAAATGTAAGTGGTCCTTTTCATTCGAGATTTTTAAAAGATGCAGAAGAAAGGTTAAGAAAACGAATTGAGCATATAGAATTCAGGAAACCAACGTTTCCCATTGTTCAGAATGTGACAGCAAAATTTGAAACTGATCCTGATATCATTAAGGAAAATGTAATTAAGCAAATAACTTCACCTGTTAGATGGATTGAATGTGTTGAAGAATGTTTGAATAATGGTGTGGACGAATTTGTTGAAATTGGACCTACAAATGTGCTCACAAAATTTATTAAACAAATAAATAAAAATGTTAAATTACTTAATATATAA
- a CDS encoding nitronate monooxygenase, translated as MEPVKNRVTDLLKIKYPILEGGMAWVGTAKLAAAVSNAGGLGTIGSGSMDAKLLKKQIDSVREMTDKPFAVNVIMLNPHIDEVIDLIIQEKVPVAILGAGNSSKYIPMLRENGITTLGVVSSENLAKRLENAGAEGIIGEGMECGGHIGDVTTMVLIPRLSSMLSVPVIAAGGIANGPGAVAALSLGAEGIQMGTRFIATYECEAHENYKEKIISAGIRDTIITGQKMGHPARIIKTKFGKKIAKLEASSPEEAEEALVGSLMKAFLYGDEESGSFMAGQSAGLIEEIKSVNEVIEDIMSYILKNYDLEKNIDKGRR; from the coding sequence TTGGAACCTGTAAAAAATAGAGTTACTGACTTATTGAAAATTAAATATCCCATATTAGAAGGCGGAATGGCATGGGTGGGTACTGCAAAATTAGCTGCCGCTGTTTCTAATGCAGGTGGATTAGGAACTATAGGTTCTGGAAGTATGGATGCAAAACTTTTAAAGAAACAGATTGATTCAGTAAGAGAAATGACTGATAAACCTTTTGCCGTAAACGTTATTATGCTTAATCCTCATATAGATGAAGTCATAGATCTGATAATTCAAGAAAAAGTTCCAGTTGCTATTTTGGGAGCGGGAAATTCTAGCAAGTACATTCCTATGCTTAGAGAAAATGGGATAACAACCTTAGGGGTAGTTTCTTCAGAAAATCTAGCGAAAAGGTTGGAAAATGCCGGAGCAGAAGGTATAATAGGTGAAGGAATGGAATGTGGTGGACACATCGGAGATGTAACTACCATGGTATTGATTCCACGGCTTTCCAGTATGTTGTCGGTTCCTGTAATAGCAGCAGGTGGAATTGCTAATGGCCCTGGTGCCGTTGCTGCCTTATCCTTGGGGGCAGAAGGTATTCAGATGGGAACGCGTTTTATAGCCACATATGAATGTGAAGCTCACGAAAATTACAAAGAGAAAATAATAAGTGCAGGTATTAGAGACACTATAATTACTGGTCAGAAAATGGGTCATCCGGCTCGCATAATAAAAACAAAGTTTGGTAAAAAAATAGCCAAATTAGAAGCATCATCGCCTGAAGAAGCTGAAGAAGCTTTGGTAGGTAGCCTTATGAAGGCTTTCCTGTATGGTGACGAAGAAAGTGGGTCTTTCATGGCAGGGCAATCCGCTGGCTTGATAGAGGAAATAAAAAGTGTTAACGAGGTTATTGAAGATATAATGTCATATATTTTGAAAAATTACGACTTAGAAAAAAATATCGATAAAGGGAGGAGATAA
- the fabZ gene encoding 3-hydroxyacyl-ACP dehydratase FabZ, with translation MNIEKIMKILPHRYPFLLVDGVLELNEEKIKAFKNVSVNEPFFQGHFPNYPIMPGVLIVEGMAQTAGLLLLKDTNENVIPLFTGIDKARFKKEVRPGDRLIYDLEILQKKGNMFKLKGVATVEGQVCAQTEIMVGIKKS, from the coding sequence ATGAATATAGAAAAAATAATGAAAATATTACCCCATCGTTATCCTTTTTTGCTTGTTGATGGGGTATTAGAGTTAAATGAGGAAAAGATCAAAGCGTTTAAAAACGTAAGTGTTAATGAACCTTTTTTTCAAGGTCATTTCCCAAATTATCCAATTATGCCAGGGGTACTTATTGTTGAGGGTATGGCTCAAACAGCTGGACTACTACTTTTGAAAGATACGAATGAGAATGTAATTCCTTTGTTTACAGGTATAGATAAGGCACGATTTAAAAAAGAAGTAAGACCTGGAGACAGACTGATATACGATTTAGAGATTTTACAAAAAAAAGGAAACATGTTCAAGTTAAAAGGAGTAGCTACTGTGGAAGGCCAGGTATGTGCACAGACAGAGATAATGGTAGGTATCAAAAAGAGTTGA
- a CDS encoding DegV family protein — protein MPKIGIVTDNTCDIEPKQLEEMGIGFVSLYVKWKGKFERAVDIDTDDFYEFLKTSDYIPATSQPTPQDFEEVYRKMLKDYDELISVHLSEKLSGTYNSARIAAQNLDEKRIHIVESYEATWGLGHLVLELKKLIDSGEYSIEELEGFVEHFHEKVNVYFTVGSLNYLAKGGRIGRATAFLGSMLNIKPLLKLENGEILPIKRIRGYNKIIKELSTLAMEEKGKGELKNITVEHTGSLKLGGDLLDEVVKLGVPREKIIFEPMDIIIGMHLGPDSGGIVTSWE, from the coding sequence ATGCCTAAGATAGGAATAGTAACCGATAATACATGTGACATCGAACCAAAGCAATTAGAAGAAATGGGGATAGGTTTCGTTTCATTGTATGTAAAGTGGAAAGGTAAGTTTGAAAGGGCTGTGGACATTGATACAGACGATTTCTATGAGTTTTTAAAAACATCTGACTATATACCTGCTACTTCACAGCCAACACCTCAAGATTTTGAAGAGGTATATAGAAAAATGCTTAAAGATTACGATGAATTAATATCTGTTCATCTTTCAGAAAAACTGAGTGGAACTTATAACTCTGCTAGGATAGCTGCTCAAAATCTCGATGAAAAAAGGATCCATATAGTGGAAAGTTATGAAGCTACATGGGGGTTGGGTCATTTAGTATTAGAATTAAAAAAACTTATAGACTCAGGAGAGTATAGCATAGAAGAGTTGGAAGGTTTCGTGGAACATTTTCACGAAAAAGTGAATGTCTACTTTACCGTGGGAAGTTTAAATTATCTTGCAAAAGGTGGAAGAATAGGGAGAGCAACTGCCTTTTTGGGAAGTATGCTAAATATTAAGCCATTGTTAAAACTGGAGAATGGTGAAATATTGCCCATTAAAAGAATTAGAGGATATAATAAAATAATTAAAGAGCTTAGCACTTTGGCAATGGAAGAAAAAGGAAAAGGAGAGTTAAAGAATATAACCGTTGAACATACGGGGAGCTTGAAATTAGGTGGCGATTTGTTGGATGAAGTAGTTAAATTGGGAGTACCAAGGGAAAAGATAATCTTTGAACCGATGGATATAATAATAGGTATGCATTTAGGACCTGATTCGGGTGGAATAGTAACTTCATGGGAGTGA
- the fabF gene encoding beta-ketoacyl-ACP synthase II, which translates to MHKVVITGMGTVNAIAKNTEEFLEGLKEMRIGIDKITQFDTSDHKVKIAAEIKDFDPQEYMDSRTAKRYDRFLQLAIAASDEAIEDAGLSQDQDWRENAAVIIGSGIGGFKTLYHEFGVMNKKGPKYVSPFLIPMMIADMASGVVSIRHKLKGPNFTTVSACASAVHSIISSVMLIRSGEVDVAITGGSEAVIDPMPIAAFANMMALSQRNEEPQKASRPFDKDRNGFVMGEGSGILVLESEEHAKARGAKIYGYIAGYGMTGDAYHISQSDPEGEGAARAIKNALKMAELDPSDVDLINCHATSTPVGDNSEVKAIKKIFGEFADKPYLQSTKTLIGHTLGAAGAIELIASVIESHNHFVHGMPNLEEPDEEMKTLNIPRETQDAEANVILKNSFGFGGHNGSLIFVKS; encoded by the coding sequence ATGCACAAAGTCGTAATAACTGGAATGGGAACAGTAAACGCTATAGCAAAAAACACAGAAGAATTTTTAGAGGGTTTAAAAGAAATGAGAATAGGCATAGATAAGATAACTCAGTTTGATACCTCGGATCATAAAGTTAAGATAGCTGCTGAAATAAAAGATTTTGACCCTCAAGAATATATGGATAGTAGAACCGCCAAACGTTATGATAGGTTTTTACAATTAGCTATTGCTGCCTCAGATGAGGCTATTGAAGATGCCGGATTGTCTCAAGATCAAGATTGGAGAGAAAATGCTGCAGTAATAATAGGTTCTGGAATTGGCGGGTTTAAAACGTTGTATCACGAGTTTGGAGTCATGAACAAAAAAGGTCCAAAGTATGTTAGCCCTTTTTTAATACCGATGATGATTGCAGATATGGCAAGTGGAGTTGTTTCTATAAGGCATAAATTAAAGGGACCAAATTTTACAACGGTTAGTGCGTGTGCTTCAGCTGTCCACTCAATAATAAGTTCTGTGATGTTGATAAGGAGTGGAGAAGTTGATGTGGCCATAACCGGCGGTTCCGAAGCGGTTATTGATCCTATGCCAATAGCGGCTTTTGCTAATATGATGGCACTTTCTCAAAGAAATGAGGAACCGCAAAAAGCATCAAGACCTTTTGACAAAGATCGAAATGGATTTGTTATGGGTGAAGGATCTGGGATATTAGTTTTAGAATCAGAAGAGCATGCAAAGGCAAGAGGGGCAAAAATTTATGGATATATAGCGGGATATGGAATGACAGGAGATGCTTACCATATTAGTCAATCTGATCCTGAAGGTGAGGGTGCGGCAAGGGCAATAAAGAATGCCTTAAAGATGGCTGAATTGGATCCTTCAGATGTAGATCTTATAAATTGTCATGCCACCAGTACTCCTGTTGGAGATAATTCGGAAGTAAAAGCTATTAAAAAAATATTTGGTGAATTCGCAGATAAGCCATATTTACAATCAACTAAAACTTTAATAGGACATACTTTGGGAGCTGCTGGTGCAATTGAATTAATAGCTTCAGTAATAGAAAGTCATAATCATTTTGTTCATGGAATGCCAAATTTAGAAGAGCCCGATGAAGAGATGAAAACACTCAATATCCCAAGAGAGACTCAAGACGCTGAAGCAAATGTAATTTTAAAGAACTCCTTTGGGTTTGGAGGACACAATGGGTCTTTAATTTTTGTTAAATCATAA
- a CDS encoding TetR/AcrR family transcriptional regulator has protein sequence MRRKSLQKKNKEEKMNLIMNVAEKIFVGKGYEKATMTEIAKRANLAKGTLYLYFSSKKDLYFTSVERALSTLLRSIIEKFSSCKNGFEKVVSMGETYVSFSLEYVDYYKLILNYETLEVHFDDKDPHVKKAYEKSEEIFKLLVSSVEEGIKDGSIDERLEPLKIAMVLWSEITGMVQQVSLRETLYQKWTGLKPLQIYEYYIEVTKKMLASLS, from the coding sequence ATGAGGCGAAAGAGTTTGCAGAAGAAAAACAAAGAGGAAAAGATGAATTTAATAATGAATGTAGCAGAAAAAATTTTTGTGGGAAAAGGTTACGAGAAAGCTACAATGACCGAAATTGCAAAAAGAGCTAATCTTGCAAAGGGGACGTTGTATTTATACTTTTCAAGCAAAAAAGATCTATATTTTACCTCTGTTGAAAGAGCATTATCTACTTTGCTCAGGTCTATTATTGAAAAATTTTCCTCTTGTAAAAACGGTTTTGAAAAGGTTGTATCAATGGGAGAAACATACGTATCATTCAGCCTTGAATATGTTGATTATTATAAGTTGATACTGAATTATGAAACCTTGGAAGTTCATTTCGATGATAAAGATCCCCATGTGAAGAAGGCATATGAAAAGAGTGAAGAGATTTTTAAATTATTAGTTAGCTCGGTTGAAGAAGGAATAAAAGATGGTTCAATAGATGAAAGATTAGAACCTTTAAAGATAGCAATGGTTTTGTGGAGTGAGATAACTGGAATGGTTCAGCAAGTAAGCCTTCGAGAGACATTGTATCAAAAATGGACAGGTTTAAAGCCTCTACAAATATATGAGTATTACATAGAAGTAACAAAAAAGATGTTAGCTTCTTTATCATAA